The following is a genomic window from Arvicanthis niloticus isolate mArvNil1 chromosome 10, mArvNil1.pat.X, whole genome shotgun sequence.
TAATAAaattgtagatttttttcctttgagctaTTTTGTTATAATATACCATGTACTGTTcgatcttatttttttaaaatatatatctgtatatgtgtgtgtgtgtgtgcgtgtgtgtgtgtgtgtgtgtgtgtgtgtgtgtgtgtgtgtgtgtgtgtgtgtgtgcgcgcgcgcttaTGAGTGCAATGCCTACAGAGTCCAGGAGAGGATGCTGGAtctcctgaacctggagttaggTGTGAGGGTGAGAGTTCTTAGCATGGGTGCAGGAAATTGAGTCACATCCTTCCAGTCCCTTAATCACATTCTTCTGAATGTACTCTTATGTATCTCTGATACTTTGATAACTAGGAGGAGGAGCTACAAGGCTGAGCTCACAGCTCACAGTGGACACAAGGCTGAGCACACAGCTCACAGTGGACACAAGGCTGAGCTCACAGCTCACAGTGGACACAAGGCTGAGCTCACAGCTCACAGTGGACACAAGGCTGAGCTCACAGCTCACAGTGGACACAAGGCTGAGCTCACAGCTCACAGTGGACACAAGGCTGAGCTCACAGCTCACAGTGGACACAAGGCTGAGCTCACAGCTCACAGTGGACACAAGGCTGAGCTCACAGCTCACAGTGGACACAAGGCTGAGCTCACAGCTCACAGTGGACACAAGGCTGAGCTCACAGCTCACAGTGGACACAAGGCTGAGCTCACAGCTCACAGTGGAGTACTCATGTAGCATGTGTAAGAGCCCTTAACCGctggaaaaaagcaaaaagcaaaagacaGCCAAGGCGCTCCCCCTCTGCAGCTatatctatttttactttttaaattttcatcactttttctttcttccttgttttttcctgtttttctacatttttgttGCTCTTTTTAACTTCTTGACCTAAAAgcacaatttttctttctttttcctctttgagacagggccacACTATGTAGCTTCAAATGGCCTCAACCTTGTGCCCCTCCgctctcctgcttcagcctcccaagggctggggtcACAGACGTGTGCACCCCACCCCCCtctcttactttctcttttcttattttcaaatgtgTCTAATATATTGctcatttttgtctctgtataCCACCTTAGCTACATTTTAGATTTTGATATATATTGACTTAATGGTTAAGCTACAAATATTTAGTCATTTGTACTTTGATTTATTTAACACACTGATTTATGTCTAGGTGCCATTTTCCCTGATGTTCCTCCCTCCATAATCTATAGAGCTaaccttctgtttttgtttgtctggcactttttttttttttttaacctatgccATATCTAGAACCAATGTACTGaatatacaacttttttttttttttttttttttttttttttttttttttttggtttttcaagacagggtttttctgtgtaatcctggctgtcctggaactcactctgtagaccaggctggcctcgaactcagaaatccgcctgcctctgcctcccaagtgctgggattaaaggtgtgcgccaccaccgcccagctacaaCTTTTTATAGATATGCTATGGAATTAGGACAATCACTACAGATCAACATGACTTAATGAAAGAATGTGTGGCAACAAGGATCTTAAGAGAAAAGAATCCCTCACTGTAACTTCCAGTTTGCCAGGCACGTTAACAACTGGACAGCACAGTACACACAAGCATGCTTAAAACACTCATGAAAGAGCAGAGGAACAAGTAACTCATCTGTGGTCAGAGAAGGTTTGACGAAGGAAGCAACATTTTAAATCTTGTAAGCTTTAAGGGGCACAGATATTCCAGTGTGGGAAGAAcagtatgcatacatgcaggggcaggaggaggaaagaagacagcATGCCTAAGGAGCTGCAGGCAGTTTAGCTGTATCTGCAGTGGCATGCTTAGAGAATGACTGTGTCCAGTGGGGAAGAAACCAGAAAAACTGGCAAAAATCAGATCATAAAGGTCTTATACATCATGCTAAGAAGTCTAGACTGTTAACTAGTATCACAGATGTACCACTAAATTAGTAAGTCACATGTTTCTTAATACCTCAAACAAAATCACAGGGGCAATAGGGATTGTTTTCAAATTAACCTTACCTTTCAACACTATTGAGATATGAGGATCCATCATGGCCGCCTACTGCATATAACAGGTCATCGAGAACACTGACCCCGACTCCACATCGCCTTTTACTCATTGAAGCCACCATTCGCCACTCATTGGTCTGGGGATCATAGCGTTCAACACTGGAAATGGCATCTCCACTGCACCAACCACCAACTAGGAGCaaaagaaatagttaatagaACACCTGTCCTGAGGCAGACTGCTAACCTCACTCTGACTCCATGCTCTGACTAACCAAGCGCATGCAGAAGCAAGTCAAGGACAAGTTATAGTCACCAAAAGTCAGCAAAAGTAACTGAACTGTATCTTGATCTTAGATCCCAGTCTCCAGAACTATGAGAatatgcatttcttttctctgaaCTACCCAGTCTACAGAATTCTGTTATGGCAGCCTGGGTAGGCTAATACAGAGAGTAAGATTTAGAATAACCACCAAGCCAATTCCATCATCCTTTCCTAATGACCACTGGGGGAAAATATGTGGTAATAGCAGATAATgctaaatttgtttttctttcaaatcatGTCCACTTCAATATAAATAAGAGTGATTctaaagctttaaaaaacaaaaaccaaccaaggTTATTTTAAGCTTAAAATACTTTGAATCTACTAGTTTCTACATGGTGTTCAATGATTCCTGAGCCACATTAAAAGTGGAATAATATTAATCATCTTCTAGACAGACCTAAACATTCACTTTCTTTATTTCAAATCTCAGTGtaatataattttactttattattgtttCATTTAAATCAGGAGAGTCACCATGTATTAGAGAATAACAAATGTGTATACAGTAATTTACTTAAGTGTAAATTCCATAATTGGGTACATACAAGGAATTTCAGTattagagaaaacattttaaattctaaaatggcCCTATGCTGGGGCAACAGTAGCAGTAAAACAGTATATTTAGGTTGTCTTGAGCTCAAACAACTTCAAACAAGCCTGGAAAGTCTTTTAATATAAGATAATGTTTTTGGCAACTCCATGTAATTCTGAAGTGACTTGCTATGTAGGTTTATATAACCTGTATAGTGATTAACTCTGTAAGTTATTGCATGCTACAAACACACATTGTGTGATGGTTTTAGATGGGATTTTCAGAGTACTATTCTGAAGAATAGCACTGTTGCCTTACTATGTGACTCTTGTGATAGCAAGTATCACAGCTTTCTAAATGATTATTCAAATAGTAAGAAGATACTTGGTTTAATCACAGTATACTAAAATTCAAGCCAAGCCTATATAGGGCATGTGTTATATTAATCCCTAAAATTCTAGTGCTAGGAGGCTGAAGTGGGagaattatgagttcaaggccagtgtgcaCTACATGGAAAATTCctggacagcttgggctacacaataaaattctatctaaaaaaaaaaaaaaaaaacccaaaacaacaaaaaacaaacaaacaaaaacctaaacaaaacaaataagaaaggcTGAAACCTGCAAAGAGCACTTCCCCACATCGGATAGGTTTCCGTGGCCTTGTCCTTGGTCCTTGCATTAGTGGTCGTTCTTGAGGCAACAGGAGGTAGTTTTTAGCCTCATCTACCAAGTCTCTGTAGAAAAGAAACGTTGTACTTATTTCAAATGACTGGAAACAGTTCAAGTCTCTATATGgtgttaagaaaacaaatgttggACAAAGGAAACACGCCCAAATCAAACCAAATCCTTGATGCCAGCCAGTACGAAAATTGGCACAAACATGAAAACCATGACACAAATCATATTATGAATTCTGAGTTGACTGGCATTTCTAGCCTAACTTCATGTCTGAGTGCAAATTTTAAGCTCACCAATCTTAGAGCAGACAATATCTTAAACCCCAGAGTTCTAACTTGATTACCAGCTTGCACACTCACTATTTTCTAGTAAGTTTTATTAGGTTCTACAATATCAGGAAGGACCACATCAGAAAGGGCTGTAGGTATCTGGGCCAAATAATATTTGAAGTCGCTGATGCTAAGGTACTATCTAGTGTCATATGAATGGCTTAATGTAACTAGACTACTGGAATGAACAAAACACTTTTCAACgttcctttagaagagcagcctaGAGATTATACATGGTATGGTATTTTGTATGTGAATCTTTTTGGTGAGTAGTGCCTGATTAATGTACATTATATTACTCTGTTATACTTCAACTGCAAATGTACACTCAGTTGCTCTAATTTCTCATTACTTACACACACTGAGTAATGTATTCATACATGACCAGTGCTAGGCATAAcctcaaaatgtatttttctccttATTTATTTACCCTACAAACAacataaacagaaaacagaaattaaaaaaaaaaagtcagactaAAGATCAAGAGGTTTTTTTCTGGCTCCCTAAACTTGGAAGACAGGTTTCCTACTCTGCTCTATCAGGGGAGCCTAGCCAGATTGTGGCACGGATAACACTTAGAATCTAACTCAAATTAACAGCAACAATACTGCTACCTTCTGGTTTCTGTTTTAAGCTCTtaatatacacatttatgtaaTTAATAGCCCTGCCAAATAGGTACTGATTTTCTCTCCACTCTACAGATGAAGGAAGGGTAGCACACAGTAAGTGCTTTGCCAAGTGCTGAGGGTAGGGCAGGGTACCAGGAGTCAACTTTGTTCAAAAGTGACCTCACAAGGACTTTACTTTCCATGTCAGAATCATCAATAATATATGATTAATGCTTAATTAGGGGAGGGGCAACCCTGtattatttcttcatatttcagCCTGTATAATTTATATGTTTTCCCTTCCGGTATTCACATAGTTAGGAGAACTGATTGCTAGTGGTCTATTCTGTCCTGATTTTCACCAATTTAGAAGGTTtttaagttgttgttgttgttttgctttgtatttaacatttatttatgtgtataagaTTTGAGTGTCACAGCATGAATCTGCAAGAGTCAGttcccttctaccatgtgggattTTGGATTGAATGCAagctgccaggcatggtggcaagctacttcatccactgagccatcttactaccACTCCTCATCCGAACACACACTTTTTcacatttaaaagacaaacataatCTCAAACGTTGCATTCTCAGTGAAGGCAAGCTTGAGGTCACAGAAGAAAATGCAGTGGATTTATATCTCTACCTATATACTAGAATGTGGGATaactccaatttttttttattatcaagaGGAGGCACAAAGAACAGTATAATTCGAGTAGTTCTGAACACTGACTAGAACCGACTTTCTAActtatatattttacttatagTGTATTCAGAATATACTAGTTGATGGGAAGGTCATTAAAATGCCAAAATGTTTCAGATTTGAAAACAAATCTTAGTTAGGCAGTTGGTGGCATTTGCCTTTAGCTCCTGTGGGTAGGGCTTAACTGTTTACAATCTTCAAAGTAAAACCATGCTATTCCTCAGTGAGACACTGTGTATCAATGAGAAAGGCTCATCAGCAGACACAcagtattatttcatttattcccAGAAAAATAATCACAGAGGATTAACTCTGCAAAGGGAAACTTGCATCAAAACTTAGACATCTACTTTATGCCACTTCTACTCCAATAACCACAGCACATTAAACAATAACCAGAAAATCTCCTAATAGAACAACATACTGGGAATTCAGTCCTCTTGTTCTCCTCTTGACCCTAGCCCACAAGAAAACCCTAGTTTGGGCATAAGAAATACAGTATTTTAGAAGCAATACCAGTAAGCAGAGTAGCGGAACTCAGGAATGCTTAGTTGCTGGTTTTCCTCACCCTCTCATACCTGCATTCTTCATCACTTTTAATGAGGGGGTCAGAGCCTACGGTGCCCACCAGGAACTTGGGACTAAGCAAAGGCAGGCGAACATGTTGCAGCACCTACGAGATAATAAATACAATCAAGGCATGAGCTCCCATTACAGTTTGTTGGGAGAGTAATGACTCATGCTTCCTGACTTGTGGAGCTAAGTGTTTGGGGATCTATCTGGACATGAAGAAAGGTGGAAAGTataaaaagtaaatctaaaatGTATTCTATCGATTCTATAATGTAGACTAGTTACAAAATTAAAGCATGCTCCTAACACTTTCAGATGCTACTTTTAGCTTACAACAACGTTATGAGCTCTCCTATAATTGGACTCAAGTTCGTTAACTAGTAGATCCTGTTAGACTGCTAAAGATATACtttccagggctagagagatggctcagcagttagaagtaCTTGTTGgccatgcagaggacctggtcatactcctagcatccacatgacagctaacaactgtctgtaactccaatcccagagaATCCAGAGCCCTATTCTGACCtttatgggcaccaggcacacatgtaatgtacgtatgtacatgcaggcaaacattcatacatacaaaataataaaataaataaatataaacaaaataattcctCCTTATCTTCAATTTTGCTTTTTGTGTTGTCAGTTATTGGTCATCAACTTTAGCCagacaataataaatgaaaaatttcagaAGTAAAAGTAAGTAAGGTTTAAGTAACATTTACTACAGTATAGTACTATAAAAACTCTGCTTATAATTAATTACTGTTAATCATTACTGGACCTAATTTGTAAATAAAACCTTatcacagaatatatatatattgaaaaaaacaTAGTACATAGAGGGGTTTTAGGCATCTCTTGTCTTGGAATCCATCTCCTCAGGATAAGGAGACAATTTAGTCATGACCAGAATGATCTTAAACATGTCACTTAGTGATCACTCAGCCTCAGTTCATCCACTTCCTGTTCAAAGTGTGGTAGGACTTCCAAGCTATGGGAGCAGATGCACTCTTGATTTCTTTTGTGATCTTATATAATTTCTAAATAGTGTAACAGTTCAAACAGAATAAGTTCACAACAATAAGCAATCACATGTAAGTCAAAGGCTTATAAGAAGAGTCATGACCTGTTTTGTTTCTGCAAGACAATGTGtaatttttcttctagtgaaaAGCCATTTCTTAGAGAAGCATTTCGCCTCTTACCTGGGGTAACTGAGGACGTCTTTCCTGAATACTGTATTTGACCCAGGCCATCACTGCATTGAACACTTGCTCTTCACTCCGAACATTGAGCTCATCACTAGATATTATATCAATGAGTTGGTTGGCTGGAAGTAACATGAATTCTTCACTCTCCATTACCTGCTCAGATTTAGGTAACAAAAAAGGAGACAAACCTATAAGCACAATGTTTGcctctatagttttttttttttccctctttagtCACAGGGCAATATTATGTACCACAATGGAATTGGTACTtaaaacaaggagaaaaaaaaaacaaacaaaacagttccAAAGGGGAACAAAGAATAGAAAATACACAAACAGCTTCCAAAACCAATCATTATTTAGTTTAAatgttttccctttaaaaaaattaatgaaataaaaattcataCTCAAAATAGGCTGAATAACCATACTAAATTCAAGTTTCAGAATAATAAGAGATTTATCTAGAATTCCAGGAAAAGCTTCCAGAAGAAGATTAGTTGAAACATCTTAGTCTCAGCTTCCAAAAAGAATGAAGATATATCAATTCTGCAAGCATGAATGAGACCAAGTGCAACTTTTAAGGACCAAATCATTATGATAATATTTTAGTGAGAAATTACAAATACACCCATGTTTACTTTTACCCAAGTCTAGAGAACTGTCAGAATGAAGATGACACGGCAACTAGGCTATTAAACAGGCCGGCCATGAAGGTTAAGGTCTTGTAAGTCTATTTGTCATGATGTAGTGGGCAGGGAGAAAGCAGCTATTGCTACCCTCTAGGTGGTTTCTCTATTACACTGCATGTGATTTCTGATAGCACAGGCAGGATATTGTTAAAAGTTCAGACTCTGTGGTGTTGTCTTTGATGAGCATGATGGATTGTTTTGGGGACAGGGCTATTATTCTTGTTCATCAAAAAGCGGGATATGATAGggtttaataatattttaaatatttgattaagAATGTTTTCTTCAAAAGCAACAGGGAAAATACAAATCACAAAATTAAGCAGTCAGAGGCTGCAGTAATTACCTTTTAATAACAAAGATTTAAATTAGCTGACTTTCTAGGATCCAGTATAGTCAAAACATAGTCTTTACACTTAGTTACACTTAGTAACTAGTTAGCCAGATAACTAGTAATGAACATGGTTGCATTTCACTTTCTGTGACAGGGCTGCCAGATTTAGGGCGGGGGTATCTCATAAACCAGACCTATCTACACATCAAATGATGTGCCGTGGAATGTATATGTAACTGGGAGCAATGTATTGTATGTGGGTACTGTGGTTCTACAAAGTCTAGAGGCAACATCCGGGCCTAGTTCTAACAAGAGTTCTGGCCTTCATGGCCTACAAAACTTCAGGGATGGTTGTATTTGACTGTTTACCTATATAGTTCCCAGTTTCAATAAGTACAATTCTGGTATTGTGTATCTTTAAGAAGGCCTTAACATTCTTTCAAAATTTCATCAGAAGATACCCCCCCCCAATACATAGATTAAAAACCAAATATTACCAGGCTGGGGATATAGCCCAGTGATAAAAGCCTTGCTTATCAtttgcaaggccctgggttcttcTATGCTCAGCATTATAAACCACCACAAAGTCTacactgagatttttctctctATATAGTCAGAAAGGCTATAatgaagaaaacaagcaaaattaAATCCTAGAAAAAATGAGGGTAGGAAAGACCTCTTATGCATGGTTACTAAGAATGTACATTAACTTATCTGTTATGGAAACTGGTATGTAAGTTCTTGGAAATAAAGAGAATGATCTGCTGCATGACTCAGATACATAATCAAAGGGACTGGTCAGGAGGCAGCAACACCTCCACACTCATCATTGAAGCACTGCTCAGAGCAGCCAAGTTAGTGACTCAGTCTAGGTGTCCATCAATggacaaatgaagaaaatatagtaTACATAACAGAATGTTTTTTTTGTTATAAAGTACAAAATTAGCTGTTCACAATGGCTTATGCCaggaatctcagcacttgggaggctgaagcaggactgCTGTCAGTTCACTCTCAACTTGGGTTCCTTACTAATCTGATTCTTTTCTAGTTCCAAAATGCTTCTATTTACTTAAGGCCAATGaccttaatattaatttttagaaaCTTCCTGgtcatacaatatacatataggtagtaaatatatacaatatatgttaAGCTCTCTTTTGAAAAGTGTATGagtttgttttgcctgcatgcatgtgtgtttattacatgcatacctggtgtctatggaggtcaggggatatcagatccctgtggctggagttataaatagttgtgagctgccatgtaggtgctgggaattgtaccTAATTCTACcagagcaactagtgctcttaagtgctgaccCAATGCTCCAGCTCTCTGAAAGTCTTAAAAGAAACTCTGCACTTCTGACCCAGTGTCCTTTGCTAGTCACTCGTTTGCTAACCATCCTTCAGTACAGGGAAGGCTGCAAGGCTCTCCCTTCACTCAGGGGCTCTCACTGGTATAGATTATTTGACCACATTTAAtaagatgttttaaatattaaaaagttgcaaatatttaaaaagctgaaTCTACTGACTTCTTCCTTTACGGCTTTTAGGTTATATCTCACTTAAAAGGACTAGACCACAGCTTACTTACGGTAAATTTTAATCTCAGTCTAACCTCAAGGAGTAGAAAGCCATAGAAAGAGTTGCCTGTTCAATATTGAACACATAACTCCAACATATGTTCTCAAATTCTTCTACTCACCAGTATGTGTTATATAAATTCCAGAGAATGCTGAGTTTAAAAGTGGGTGTAAGGAGTAATTTTGaagccaagtggtggtggcacatgcctttaatcccagcacttgggcagatctttatgagttcaaagccaacaaaaaaaaaaaaaaaaaaaaaaaaaaaaagtaattttgatAGTCTGTTAAATTTCCCTATGCTATTCACACCAGCAATGTATCTATGTGTCCATAGCCTCACCAAGAGGGATTACATTTAAGATTATCTGTAACCTGAAAGTAGTTCTTTGACCAGATATGGTGCATGTGTTCATAATCATAGCATTGAAGAGGCTGAGGATCGATgatgttgagttcaaggccagcctgggctaaaaagtaagacactgtctcaaaaaacaaagctggAGGGAAAAAGTACTTCAGTGTAGTTTTAATTTgtctttctgttattttgaaCAAACAAATGGACTTTCAGATATTAAAGGACAATCTGAATTTCCCTATGTGTGTGTACTGTCTAGTTTTCTGCTACTCAAGGGTAGGGTCTACTGGTACTCTTGACATATTAAGTacaataacctttttttttttttttttttggtttatcgagacagggtttctctgtgtagccctggctgtcctggaactcactctgtagaccaggctggcctcaaactcagaaatccacctgcctctgcctcccaagtgctgggattaaaggtgtgtgccaccttttGATAGTGAAACAAATTACAAACATTTTCCTCAATTCATATTTGGGTTTTGTCTTAGTACTACAGAAAAATTCTGTCTGTGATAAAATGAGTATATTTTAAGGTTTAGCCTTTCTAGATTAGTCACTTAGAAATGCTTCTTCATTTCAAGGCCATGAAGGAATTGGTTAATGTCACTGTCTCATGTCATGTTGAGTAAGTGAAAAAGAGTGAgtttaataaaaattctttttttgtttttattttaatggatattttctttatttacatttcaaatgttatcccctttccaaatTCCCCCCCAAGATCCCTATcgcatcccccctcccctgcttctatgagggtgttcccccacccacccacccactcccacctccccacctttgaATTTCCCTACAAAAATTCTTTTGGTACTAtctaaacttgtttttttttttttttttttttttaaacctattaaTTTACCAAGTAGTATTGTGCATAACTTATCCTGTTAAATAGTCCATCTAATGAGGAAGGAAACGCTATAGGAAACGCTATAGGAAATCACTTCTACAGTGCAACGTCCTCACGTTTTGGACGTCCCCATGTTTTGGTTTAATCATCAGCTCTTCATGAAGACGATTAGAAAAAAACGACTTTTGCTGGTGGCTATAAAACTGGCctttaggccgggcggtggtggcgcacgcctttaatcccagcacttgggaggcagaggcaggtggatttctgagttcgaggccagcctggtctacatagtgagttccaggacagccagggctacacagagaaaccctgtctcgaaaacaaaacaaaacaaaacaaacaaacaaaaaaacaaacaaacaaacaaacaaaaaaaactggcCTTTAAACTCACTAACAGGCTTAGAATTTATAGCAACCTATTTATTTGATGTAAGGCAGGTATTAGGAGAACATAAATCCGTATGATTCTCTTAAATTAAAAAGcatttactactactactacatgtgtgtgcacgctatgacatgagtgtggaggtcagaggatggaaTTCAGGTTTACCAACTGAATTACCTCACTGGTCTCCTACTGTTTTTTTTACCAAATAAGTTATGAATATATTCAAACCACTTAGTacaacttgtgtgtgtatgtgtattgtgtgtatgtgtacaagttgcatgtgcacatgtatatgtatgagcatgtgtgcatgtacacacatgtatgtggtacactttccccatgcatgtttgtgtagaggccaaaggtcaatGTTGGGTTTCTTCTTCTATCactctttacctttttttttttgaagacagacAAGATTTTTTATTGAGCCTAAAACTATTTCAGGTAGACTGGCtagtcagcaagccccaggatctttctgtctttgctggggttacaggtgtctCCTGCCATGCCAGGGTCCTATAACTGGTTggcaggaactgaactcaggtttttgTACTTgaatgacaagcactttacccaatGAACTATCTCCCTAGCCCACGACTCACCTCTTGAAAGTTGTGTTGGGTGAACTTGTCTGCAATCCTTAGCAACTCACGGCAAGAATGTGTGTCGGCGAAAGCCCGAATGCCCAGACAATTAGAAGGATCTAACTGTCTCTTTAAGAATTCACAGCAGGCTTCCTGTATTTCTGCCAGCTGGAGGAGGCAAGCAGCAGGTAAGAGGGTCTGGACATTGCCCTCTTCCACAGTTATCTGGGAGGTATATGCAAAGTCAATCAGTAGCTCCATGGCCCTCTCATCTATGTCTCGGATCACTACTTCTGTCTGCCGGCTTTCTGCCAGCTCTCCTGTAAACATTGCTCGGAAGTATGGGCTGCAGGCTGACAGAATGACTCGGTGGGCATATATCTTCTTAGCACCCACAACTAGCACCACATCACATAGCTCCCGGTGCTTTCTCAGAAGGTTGATCACTTCCAAGGTTTGCCGAGGGTGCTTGTCTGAGATATAGGGCATTCGTGCAGGTTGGGGAACCCCTTCTGGCAGTTTGTTGGGGTCTCCAAGGGTGCAGCGGCTTGTTACATCCATTCCAGTCTCTCCTGGTCGAATGTTTGTACACCTACAGAAATGAGAGGATGaagatgaagagagatggaaatgTTATTACTTCTCTTATTGCTCTAAATCGTTCATAAGAGATAAGAAAACATGAAACTACCAGAGGTTCTGGGAGGATTCCTCGTGCTTTGTGGCTTGATTTATAGGGTTGGCAATTTCTTTACAGAATGCTGGGAATTCTGGCTCTCTGTCCAAATAGAGAAAGACCGTATGTAGAGAAGATGCTGCCCCAGTTTTGAGCTGTGTCTAGCCAGCCCATCTGTGAGCAGAGTCCTCCCTGACTCTAAGTTCATTTACCCTCTTATCTCTTATAGCATCAGGACACAGTTGCTTCCATGGGGCACTCTCATTGCTCTCTTATATGAACCCATGATTTTAAATGTCAGAGCTTATTTCCAAATATCATGTTCTTTTTGAAGAAAGTTTAGATTTAGTTTTACAGCAAAAGTGGTAGTGAATGACAGAGGCTCATGTGGGGAGACAATCCGAGGACCACTAGCAATGAAAAACTCAACATCAAGAGCTAAATTCTGGGGCCAAACTGGGATGTTAGCTGGGAACACTTGTCCCTTTGCTGGATtatcaaaattttcttttttggtcctaAGTAGAGGAATGAAACTATAAATCTGG
Proteins encoded in this region:
- the Klhl20 gene encoding kelch-like protein 20 — encoded protein: MEGKPMRRCTNIRPGETGMDVTSRCTLGDPNKLPEGVPQPARMPYISDKHPRQTLEVINLLRKHRELCDVVLVVGAKKIYAHRVILSACSPYFRAMFTGELAESRQTEVVIRDIDERAMELLIDFAYTSQITVEEGNVQTLLPAACLLQLAEIQEACCEFLKRQLDPSNCLGIRAFADTHSCRELLRIADKFTQHNFQEVMESEEFMLLPANQLIDIISSDELNVRSEEQVFNAVMAWVKYSIQERRPQLPQVLQHVRLPLLSPKFLVGTVGSDPLIKSDEECRDLVDEAKNYLLLPQERPLMQGPRTRPRKPIRCGEVLFAVGGWCSGDAISSVERYDPQTNEWRMVASMSKRRCGVGVSVLDDLLYAVGGHDGSSYLNSVERYDPKTNQWSSDVAPTSTCRTSVGVAVLGGFLYAVGGQDGVSCLNIVERYDPKENKWTRVASMSTRRLGVAVAVLGGFLYAVGGSDGTSPLNTVERYNPQENRWHTIAPMGTRRKHLGCAVYQDMIYAVGGRDDTTELSSAERYNPRTNQWSPVVAMTSRRSGVGLAVVNGQLMAVGGFDGTTYLKTIEVFDPDANTWRLYGGMNYRRLGGGVGVIKMTHCESHIW